A stretch of DNA from Staphylococcus sp. KG4-3:
GAAGTAGCTATTATTACTGGGATCGGTTGTTCAGGACGTTTGTCAGGATATGTAAATTCTTATGGTGTACATGGTATACATGGACGCTCATTGCCACTTGCTCAAGGCGTGAAAATGGCTAATAAAGATTTAACAGTAATTGCTTCAGGCGGCGACGGCGATGGTTATGCGATAGGTATGGGACATACAATCCATGCTTTACGTAGAAACATGAATATGACTTACATTGTAATGGATAATCAAATTTATGGCTTGACCAAAGGACAGACATCACCATCTTCAGCACAAGGTTTTGTAACCAAATCCACACCAAAAGGAAATATCGAACAAAATGTTGCGCCATTAGAACTAGCACTTTCATCAGGAGCAACATTTGTAGCACAAGGATTTTCAAGCGATATCAAAGGACTTACGAAAATGATTGAGGACGCCATTAATCATGATGGATTTTCGTTTGTAAATGTATTTTCACCTTGTGTAACATATAATAAAGTCAATACTTACGACTGGTTTAAAGAAAATTTAACAAGTATTGAAGAAATCGAAGACTTCGACACA
This window harbors:
- a CDS encoding 2-oxoacid:ferredoxin oxidoreductase subunit beta is translated as MATFKDFRNNVKPNWCPGCGDFSVQAAIQKAAANVGLEPEEVAIITGIGCSGRLSGYVNSYGVHGIHGRSLPLAQGVKMANKDLTVIASGGDGDGYAIGMGHTIHALRRNMNMTYIVMDNQIYGLTKGQTSPSSAQGFVTKSTPKGNIEQNVAPLELALSSGATFVAQGFSSDIKGLTKMIEDAINHDGFSFVNVFSPCVTYNKVNTYDWFKENLTSIEEIEDFDTTDKQKATQKVLEYNSLLKGIVYQDSETPSYESQIEEMNGTPLAKQDLHIDEAQFEALTKQFV